A portion of the Tachysurus vachellii isolate PV-2020 chromosome 14, HZAU_Pvac_v1, whole genome shotgun sequence genome contains these proteins:
- the galk2 gene encoding N-acetylgalactosamine kinase produces MAVNPPKIKVLLSDRLQKLKTAFTGKYEETPLFYACAPGRVNLIGEHIDYCGYAVLPMAIEQNILAAVSMSNSQTIQLANTDPKYKDFTVSVSEITIDPANPQWHYYFLCGVKGVQEQLSLSSLAGIRCVVDGTIPASSGLSSSSALVCCAGLVTMEANQKSVSKVLLAETCAKCEHYIGTEGGGMDQSISFLAEEGTAKLIEFNPLRSTDVKLPDGAVFVIANSCVEMNKAATSHFNIRVVECRIATKILAKVRGLDWSSLQKLGELQTQLGSSLSKMLELVEEVLHPEPYSREEICKILGITSQQLCDNILSANTKHVTHFSLYQRARHVYSEAARVLHFKAVCDSAPADAVLQLGELMNQSHTSCRDLYECSCPELDQLVDICREAGAVGSRLTGAGWGGCAVSMVPTERIDSFLRTVKDGYYMPDARRAALVKQSLFVTRPAGGAAIFTEL; encoded by the exons ATGGCAGTAAATCCACCCAAAATCAAGGTGCTTCTCAGCGACAG ACTTCAAAAACTGAAAACGGCATTTACTGGAAAGTATGAAGAAACCCCTCTGTTTTATGCTTGTGCTCCTGGCAGAGTGAATTTAATAG GAGAACACATTGACTATTGTGGTTATGCCGTGCTCCCAATGGCTATCGAGCAGAATATTCTTGCTGCTGTTTCCATGAGCAACTCTCAGACAATCCAACTGGCCAACACTGATCCCAAATACAA ggATTTCACAGTGTCTGTCAGTGAAATCACCATAGACCCAGCAAATCCTCAATGGCATTATTACTTTCTTTGTGGAGTCAAAGGTGTTCAG GAACAGTTGAGCTTGTCTTCTCTGGCTGGGATTCGGTGTGTTGTGGATGGAACGATTCCAGCTAGTTCAGGCCTGTCTAGTTCCAGCGCACTGGTGTGCTGTGCTGGCCTGGTCACAATGGAAGCCAACCAAAAATCTGTCTCCAAA GTTTTGTTGGCTGAGACGTGTGCTAAGTGTGAACACTATATTGGAACTGAAGGAGGAGGGATGGATCAGTCCATATCTTTCCTTGCTGAAGAGGGAACT GCAAAGCTGATAGAGTTCAATCCCCTGAGGAGCACAGATGTGAAGCTCCCAGATGGTGCTGTCTTTGTGATCGCTAACAGTTGCGTGGAAATGAACAAGGCAGCCACGTCACACTTCAACATTAGAGTGGTGGAATGCCGCATTGCTACAAAG ATACTGGCTAAAGTCAGAGGCCTGGATTGGAGCAGCCTTCAGAAGCTGGGAGAACTACAGACACAACTGGGCTCAAGTCTGAGCAAGATGCTGGAATTGGTGGAGGAAGTCCTTCACCCTGAGCCTTACAGCAGAGAAGAAATTTGCAAGATTCTGGGAATCACTTCTCAGCAGTTGTGTGACAATATCCTGAGTGCTAACACAAAGCATG TGACACACTTCAGTCTGTACCAGCGGGCCAGGCATGTGTACAGTGAAGCAGCACGGGTGCTGCATTTCAAGGCTGTTTGTGATTCTGCACCCGCTGATGCTGTTCTGCAGCTTGGTGAGCTAATGAACCAAAGCCATACTAGCTGCAGAGACTTGTATGAGTGTAGCTGCCCAGAGCTGGACCAGCTGGTGGATATTTGTCG GGAGGCAGGTGCAGTGGGTTCCAGGTTAACAGGTGCTGGATGGGGAGGCTGTGCTGTTTCCATGGTACCCACTGAAAGAATAGATTCTTTTCTTCGGACAGTGAAGGACGGCTACTACATGCCTGATGCTCGACGTGCAGCTCTGGTAAAGCAGAGCCTTTTTGTAACAAGGCCAGCGGGAGGAGCAGCtatttttacagaattataa
- the cops2 gene encoding COP9 signalosome complex subunit 2 isoform X1: MSDMEDDFMCDDEEDYDLVNEEYSEDSNSEPNVDLENQYYNSKALKEDDPKAALSSFQKVLELEGEKGEWGFKALKQMIKINFKLTNFPEMMNRYKQLLTYIRSAVTRNYSEKSINSILDYISTSKQMDLLQEFYETTLEALKDAKNDRLWFKTNTKLGKLYLEREEYGKLQKILRQLHQSCQTDDGEDDLKKGTQLLEIYALEIQMYTAQKNNKKLKALYEQSLHIKSAIPHPLIMGVIRECGGKMHLREGEFEKAHTDFFEAFKNYDESGSPRRTTCLKYLVLANMLMKSGINPFDSQEAKPYKNDPEILAMTNLVSAYQNNDITEFEKILKTNHSNIMDDPFIREHIEELLRNIRTQVLIKLIKPYTRIHIPFISKELNIDVVDVESLLVQCILDNTINGRIDQVNQLLELDHQKRGGARYTALDKWTNQLNSLNQAIVSKLA; this comes from the exons ATGTCTGACATGGAAGATGATTTCATGTGCGACGATGAAGAAGATTACGATCTGGTAAATGAA GAATACTCAGAGGACAGTAACTCTGAGCCAAACGTTGACTTGGAAAATCAGTACTATAATTCTAAAGCCCTAAAGGAAGATGATCCCAAAGCTGCTTTGAGCAGCTTTCAGAAG GTGTTGGAGCTTGAGGGTGAAAAAGGAGAATGGGGTTTCAAAGCATTAAAACAGATGatcaaaataaattttaagttG ACAAACTTCCCAGAAATGATGAACCGATACAAACAGCTCTTGACGTATATACGAAGTGCTGTCACAAGGAACTACTCTGAGAAATCTATCAACTCTATTCTAGATTATATTTCAACCTCCAAACAG ATGGACTTGCTTCAAGAATTTTATGAGACGACTCTAGAAGCATTAAAAGACGCCAAAAACGACAGACTGTGGTTTAAAACCAATACGAAG TTAGGCAAGTTGTACTTGGAGAGAGAAGAGTATGGAAAACTTCAGAAAATTCTCAGGCAGTTGCACCAGTCATGTCAG ACTGACGATGGTGAAGATGATCTGAAGAAAGGTACACAATTGCTGGAGATTTACGCTTTGGAAATTCAGATGTACACAGCccagaaaaacaacaagaagCTGAAAGCCCTTTATGAGCAGTCTTTACACATCAAGTCAGCAATCCCACATCCACTCATCATGGGAGTTATCCGAg AATGTGGTGGAAAAATGCATTTAAGGGAGGGAGAGTTTGAGAAGGCGCACACAGACTTTTTTGAAGCCTTCAAAAATTACGATGAATCTGGAAGCCCCAGACGAACTACATGTTTAAAGTACTTGGTCTTGGCCAACATGCTGATGAAGTCAGGAATAAACCCATTTGATTCTCAAGAG GCAAAACCCTACAAGAATGACCCAGAAATACTAGCAATGACGAACTTGGTAAG TGCCTACCAGAACAATGACATCACAGAGTTTGAGAAAATCTTGAAGACAAATCACAGTAACATAATGGATGACCCCTTCATCAGAGAACATATTGAAG agctGTTACGGAACATAAGAACGCAAGTGCTCATCAAATTAATTAAGCCTTACACTAGGATACACATACCGTTCATTTCAAAG GAACTAAACATCGATGTTGTGGATGTGGAAAGCTTGCTAGTGCAGTGTATATTAGACAA CACAATCAATGGCCGCATTGACCAGGTCAACCAGCTGTTGGAGCTCGATCACCAGAAGAGAGGTGGTGCTCGATATACAGCGCTAGACAAATGGACCAATCAGCTGAATTCACTCAATCAGGCCATTGTCAGTAAACTGGCTTGA
- the cops2 gene encoding COP9 signalosome complex subunit 2 isoform X2, with the protein MSDMEDDFMCDDEEDYDLEYSEDSNSEPNVDLENQYYNSKALKEDDPKAALSSFQKVLELEGEKGEWGFKALKQMIKINFKLTNFPEMMNRYKQLLTYIRSAVTRNYSEKSINSILDYISTSKQMDLLQEFYETTLEALKDAKNDRLWFKTNTKLGKLYLEREEYGKLQKILRQLHQSCQTDDGEDDLKKGTQLLEIYALEIQMYTAQKNNKKLKALYEQSLHIKSAIPHPLIMGVIRECGGKMHLREGEFEKAHTDFFEAFKNYDESGSPRRTTCLKYLVLANMLMKSGINPFDSQEAKPYKNDPEILAMTNLVSAYQNNDITEFEKILKTNHSNIMDDPFIREHIEELLRNIRTQVLIKLIKPYTRIHIPFISKELNIDVVDVESLLVQCILDNTINGRIDQVNQLLELDHQKRGGARYTALDKWTNQLNSLNQAIVSKLA; encoded by the exons ATGTCTGACATGGAAGATGATTTCATGTGCGACGATGAAGAAGATTACGATCTG GAATACTCAGAGGACAGTAACTCTGAGCCAAACGTTGACTTGGAAAATCAGTACTATAATTCTAAAGCCCTAAAGGAAGATGATCCCAAAGCTGCTTTGAGCAGCTTTCAGAAG GTGTTGGAGCTTGAGGGTGAAAAAGGAGAATGGGGTTTCAAAGCATTAAAACAGATGatcaaaataaattttaagttG ACAAACTTCCCAGAAATGATGAACCGATACAAACAGCTCTTGACGTATATACGAAGTGCTGTCACAAGGAACTACTCTGAGAAATCTATCAACTCTATTCTAGATTATATTTCAACCTCCAAACAG ATGGACTTGCTTCAAGAATTTTATGAGACGACTCTAGAAGCATTAAAAGACGCCAAAAACGACAGACTGTGGTTTAAAACCAATACGAAG TTAGGCAAGTTGTACTTGGAGAGAGAAGAGTATGGAAAACTTCAGAAAATTCTCAGGCAGTTGCACCAGTCATGTCAG ACTGACGATGGTGAAGATGATCTGAAGAAAGGTACACAATTGCTGGAGATTTACGCTTTGGAAATTCAGATGTACACAGCccagaaaaacaacaagaagCTGAAAGCCCTTTATGAGCAGTCTTTACACATCAAGTCAGCAATCCCACATCCACTCATCATGGGAGTTATCCGAg AATGTGGTGGAAAAATGCATTTAAGGGAGGGAGAGTTTGAGAAGGCGCACACAGACTTTTTTGAAGCCTTCAAAAATTACGATGAATCTGGAAGCCCCAGACGAACTACATGTTTAAAGTACTTGGTCTTGGCCAACATGCTGATGAAGTCAGGAATAAACCCATTTGATTCTCAAGAG GCAAAACCCTACAAGAATGACCCAGAAATACTAGCAATGACGAACTTGGTAAG TGCCTACCAGAACAATGACATCACAGAGTTTGAGAAAATCTTGAAGACAAATCACAGTAACATAATGGATGACCCCTTCATCAGAGAACATATTGAAG agctGTTACGGAACATAAGAACGCAAGTGCTCATCAAATTAATTAAGCCTTACACTAGGATACACATACCGTTCATTTCAAAG GAACTAAACATCGATGTTGTGGATGTGGAAAGCTTGCTAGTGCAGTGTATATTAGACAA CACAATCAATGGCCGCATTGACCAGGTCAACCAGCTGTTGGAGCTCGATCACCAGAAGAGAGGTGGTGCTCGATATACAGCGCTAGACAAATGGACCAATCAGCTGAATTCACTCAATCAGGCCATTGTCAGTAAACTGGCTTGA